One window from the genome of Rufibacter tibetensis encodes:
- a CDS encoding IPExxxVDY family protein, whose protein sequence is MKSFRLDVEYDFDFDLYGVVSSSKEHTLAWALNKYFRIRLVKQADLCIDFLNKGRLVISNYLHRAEHGSLRLFRNRSVGTSTLASPFLVPDIKEYDYVIQVSGGLSQIQQELLQTLNAVPLVQYVRSFDPHCLRYKENLLF, encoded by the coding sequence ATGAAATCTTTCCGTCTAGACGTAGAATACGATTTTGATTTCGACCTATATGGAGTTGTGTCTTCCAGCAAAGAGCACACCTTGGCTTGGGCACTTAACAAGTATTTTCGCATTAGGTTAGTGAAACAGGCTGACCTGTGCATTGACTTCCTAAACAAAGGCCGGTTGGTTATCTCCAATTACCTGCATCGTGCAGAGCATGGCTCTTTGCGTTTATTCAGGAACCGTTCTGTAGGCACCAGCACCCTTGCCTCCCCTTTCCTGGTTCCTGACATCAAAGAATATGATTATGTAATACAAGTGTCTGGCGGGCTCAGCCAAATTCAGCAAGAGCTTCTGCAGACCTTGAACGCCGTACCTCTGGTCCAGTACGTGCGCTCCTTTGACCCACATTGTTTACGTTATAAAGAAAACCTGCTTTTTTAG
- a CDS encoding acyl carrier protein, giving the protein MSEIAEKVRAIIIDKLGVEESEVTPEASFTNDLGADSLDTVELIMEFEKEFNVSIPDDQAENIATVGQAISYLEEHAK; this is encoded by the coding sequence ATGTCAGAAATCGCAGAAAAAGTAAGAGCTATCATTATTGACAAATTAGGCGTTGAAGAATCTGAGGTAACGCCTGAGGCTAGCTTTACAAACGACCTGGGTGCCGACTCTCTTGATACCGTAGAATTAATCATGGAATTCGAGAAAGAATTCAATGTGTCTATTCCAGACGATCAAGCTGAGAATATTGCAACGGTAGGCCAAGCGATCAGCTACCTGGAAGAGCACGCTAAGTAA
- the fabF gene encoding beta-ketoacyl-ACP synthase II, giving the protein MELKRVVVTGLGALTPLGKSVSEYWDGLINGVSGAAPITRFDASKFKTQFACEVKGYDPEQYFERKEARKMDLFTQFAVIVADQAVQDANLQDESLDKDRIGVIWGSGIGGLRTFQEECVNFANGDGTPRFNPFFIPKMIADISAGHISIKYGFRGPNFVTVSACASATNALIDSFNYIRLGMVDVVVSGGSEAAVTEAGVGGFNALKALSERNDSPETASRPFDKDRDGFVLGEGAAAIVLEEYEHAKARGAKIYAELIGGGMSADAYHITAPHPEGLGARNVMQNALRDAGLKPEQVDYINVHGTSTPLGDVGEAKAIEHVFGDHAYNLNISSTKSMTGHLLGAAGAIEAVASILAIQNGIVPPTINHITDDEQFNSKLNFTFNKAQKREVNIALSNTFGFGGHNTSVIFKKFSE; this is encoded by the coding sequence ATGGAGCTTAAGAGAGTTGTAGTAACAGGCCTTGGTGCGCTTACCCCTCTGGGGAAATCCGTTTCTGAATACTGGGATGGCCTCATAAATGGGGTGAGTGGGGCAGCGCCCATTACTCGCTTTGATGCCTCAAAATTTAAAACCCAATTCGCCTGCGAAGTTAAAGGGTACGATCCTGAGCAATACTTTGAGCGTAAAGAGGCCCGCAAAATGGACCTCTTTACGCAATTTGCTGTGATTGTAGCCGATCAAGCCGTACAGGATGCCAACTTGCAAGATGAGTCTTTAGACAAAGACCGCATTGGTGTTATCTGGGGTTCTGGTATTGGGGGTTTGCGTACTTTTCAGGAAGAATGCGTGAACTTCGCCAATGGCGATGGAACACCACGGTTCAATCCTTTCTTTATTCCAAAGATGATCGCTGACATCAGCGCCGGTCATATCTCTATTAAGTACGGCTTCAGAGGTCCTAACTTTGTGACCGTTTCGGCTTGTGCCTCTGCCACCAACGCCCTTATTGACTCTTTTAACTATATCCGGTTGGGTATGGTTGATGTGGTTGTGAGCGGTGGTTCTGAAGCAGCGGTGACAGAAGCTGGGGTAGGAGGATTCAACGCCCTGAAAGCCCTTTCTGAGCGCAATGATTCTCCAGAAACTGCTTCCCGCCCGTTTGACAAAGACCGTGATGGTTTTGTGTTGGGCGAAGGTGCAGCGGCAATTGTGCTGGAAGAATACGAGCATGCCAAAGCCCGGGGTGCTAAAATTTACGCTGAGTTGATTGGCGGCGGTATGTCTGCTGATGCGTACCATATCACAGCGCCACACCCAGAAGGGTTAGGTGCCCGCAACGTAATGCAAAACGCACTGCGTGATGCAGGTCTCAAACCTGAGCAAGTAGACTATATCAACGTGCACGGTACTTCTACTCCACTAGGAGACGTAGGAGAAGCGAAAGCCATTGAGCACGTGTTTGGTGATCATGCGTACAACCTCAATATCAGCTCTACTAAATCAATGACAGGCCACCTTTTAGGTGCGGCAGGTGCCATTGAAGCAGTAGCCTCTATATTGGCCATCCAGAACGGTATTGTTCCGCCTACCATCAACCATATCACGGATGATGAGCAGTTTAACTCAAAGCTGAACTTTACTTTCAACAAAGCTCAAAAGCGCGAAGTAAACATTGCCCTTAGCAATACCTTCGGATTTGGCGGACACAACACCTCTGTGATTTTCAAAAAATTCAGTGAATAG
- the rnc gene encoding ribonuclease III: MLSPIRPVFRAIHKFFYKDKAFVNAITHITGMAPDNLHLYQLAFTHTSFVRQNLKGNQETNERLEFLGDAILGAVIAEYLFKKYPYKDEGFLTEIRSRMVNRESLNSLAVKVGLHSLIKVDNISGVTRHKFINGNALEALVGAVYLDKGYTDTKDFILKKLVKPHFDLHQLTTTTSNFKSKLIEWAQGQNRSIRFEIIGQKQSGSTTEFTAAVVVDNDIIASGSGLSKKKAEQAAAEKSMEVLKATGSLPA; encoded by the coding sequence GTGTTGAGCCCGATCAGACCGGTCTTTCGCGCAATCCATAAATTCTTTTACAAAGACAAGGCGTTTGTGAATGCCATTACCCATATTACGGGAATGGCTCCAGACAACTTGCACCTGTACCAGTTGGCGTTTACGCACACTTCTTTTGTGCGCCAAAACCTGAAGGGGAACCAGGAAACAAATGAACGACTGGAATTTTTGGGCGATGCCATCTTGGGCGCCGTTATAGCAGAGTATCTCTTCAAAAAGTATCCTTACAAAGACGAAGGTTTCTTAACAGAGATCCGGTCCCGTATGGTGAACCGTGAGTCACTCAATAGCCTTGCGGTAAAAGTAGGGTTGCATTCGCTTATCAAAGTAGATAACATTTCTGGAGTCACCCGCCATAAGTTTATTAATGGCAATGCATTGGAAGCATTGGTAGGTGCCGTGTACTTAGACAAAGGCTATACAGACACCAAGGACTTCATCCTGAAGAAGCTGGTGAAGCCCCACTTTGACCTGCACCAACTCACCACCACCACCAGTAATTTCAAAAGCAAACTCATTGAGTGGGCCCAAGGCCAGAACCGTAGCATCAGGTTTGAGATTATTGGGCAAAAACAATCAGGTAGCACCACTGAGTTTACCGCCGCCGTAGTGGTGGATAATGATATCATTGCCAGCGGTAGCGGCCTTTCAAAGAAA